TGGTTTCTATATTCTGGACTACGATGGTCTCTATCACGATGATCATTGTCACGGTGTTCTACATAATCTGGTGACCTACTGCTTCCATAATCATTACGATAATCATAATCTGAATTATGTCCCCTCCTTTCAGGTCCATAACCCGGCTCCCAGGGGTCAATATTATTACTGTACATGTTGTCCatgcatttaaataatatctggAACAAACAAATCTTCCATTATTGTATATATCCTAAataagaaatgtaaaatatgacAAATTCAATTAATGCATTACTTTGTAATTTAGAATGTTAATAGCCATCCATTAATGTAAAAATGGCAGCTAATaagcatttaaaattaaattaaagcaGCGAACAgagtatattattaaattaaaacctATTGCtttatatatgaattaaaGTATACAAAACAAACTATCATATGTTAAATgcatacaaattaattttatttaagaagtAGTAATGTTAACTATATAGAATACATCTGGCATATagattttatacataaaaatatgaatttcactatctttttaataatgtaGTCCGATttgaaaagtatatttatttctaaaaaaaaaaaatagtatattttGCACGATCATTTTAAATTGTAGTGACAGATTTCATTCGAAATTTTGTACGCATTTTTATCAGTAAACGTAATGGAGAAAAAGAGgcatgtattttataattattacaagcGTAAATAGGATCAAATAGCAATATCCTATTAGGAGACAAGATaagaaacaatataaaacaaaaatatcgaaatgaGAATTCCGATCCGCAAAAGTGAACGAAACATCGTGGTGTTGATTAATAATCATCATTCAATGTTATAGaagaactattaaaataaaacaaaattttgaatCGAATGAGTTTTATAGAGGTGTGAATTTATAAAAGCTTCGTATTCCTACTTACTTTACTCGTTATTTATGGAAATAGTCGGAGATTAACGTAATATGCGTAATGGCGTTGTTGCACCTCCTGACAATATGGCGTTGCGTGTGGAAGACGGACTCATTACGTGGTCCAAGAAATATGTTCTAtcaggaaatattttgtagatgGCGCACCAGCTCGTTCTATGccgttacatatttttttcgtaagagaaaaattttgttttaaaattctatcaGTATTCTACAAGcctaattttaatatatatatatcaagcCAAATAACTTggatattgtaaataaactttttacatatttcatatatattattaggatCATAGTCATATATTCTACTTTGAGCATGCCAATTGATGGGTTGTAGCAGTTTCCATGAAAGTGTCgcgtaatgaaaataatgtaaacgtcttgatataaataatataatattttaataaatttataaaattctagaCCGCTACATATTtggaaagataattttattatatatacgtacatataaatgcgaatataaatttaaatttttcagtaGGGAAGCTTTTACTGAGAAGAACGCAAGATGGCGTCATTGCGCTGTGTCAATTTCCCGCGTTAGGATGTTGAAATTGAAACAACTAGAGCGTATGATAAGTATCGTGTGTGATCCAACCTAAATTTTGGATTAATTTTCAAGTGTGCTTATTCCGTTTTtctataaacatatttttgataaaaaatgtattgacAAAGTagtattttctatctttatgTCCACTTTTGTTTTCCTTATTGTAAAGTTTGGTCATTTATTCCATTAGCTGCTGTAACACGatcttttacataaattagcttttattacatatatgtgtatatatatatatatacatacatatatgtaatatatatatagaagagTATCTAGTTTTTGTAAAAGGcttatttgatttaatttaataagattAAAGAACTGAATGTTTTCGGACAAAGTACGTTGTCAATAATGTGTCTTTGTGTTCAACTACAATTATCCTTCAAAATTTTTGACAATTATTCTCGTCGGACAGATAAGAATAAGAAAGTGTATCTAAGATATccttttaatttgaaaataaattttaatcataataGTGTATGATTATTATGCAATATGTGGTGTAAATAACTTTGTAAAGTATAACCTCAAACtacgtattataaaattttaatggtCAATGTACCagtgtattatattaaagtCTGTCAGTGCTAGACAGCATTAAACAAGGAGCAAAAAAGTGTTCAAATTATCGATCTGTCTACACATTATTCAATGAAGATAACAATTTCATCTTGAAGAAAATGCATAACGCGGTTTTATTCGGTAAGCttacatagaaaatttttatataaatacaatatatatttatttcatctgttattaaataatcggaatttaaatacaatatttttgttcatacaataaacaaaaattatcttttttgtcATCGAAATGTGTAACGAACTTCGAACGATTATTTGTCGATGATGTTATTCTTAGTCATTTGAAAACCACAAATTGATTTGTTACAATAAACCAATTAATTCTTAagatgataattaatttcaatttctttctcttattgATTgcgcaaaatatatatacttacatacGTTAGATAGGTTAAcccaaataaatttttatatttataatgtacatatgCGGAATTCGTTTTTCGATCTTATGAAATCTTTTGTGACGAATGGTTTGTCTATAAAATGGTAGGATTCTTCGCAATGCGCAACTATCTGCGAAAAGGGTTAAGCTTAGGCAATCGGGGTCGGTTTCCGCCCACGTCGCAACTTACCTATCCAGATCGCGcgatttcgttgaaattcgGCTTTACTCGGTCCTGTAGGTGGTTGTCAGTGGTCGCTGTTGCATGGGATGTCTGATTGCATGCATCAGTGTCAGATAAAGGGTACCTCGACCCTTTTACCTTCCTATAAATCTAGCAAAGTGGTACAGCTACCTTCAGATATTTCCTTtgatatattgaaaaattgtattcatttctttttctgataaaaattaattctcaaGTCTGACGAACATATTTGTACTATTATTCACGAGTATAACCGAGAAATATTGCATggtacattatacatattacgGATTCTGAATTAATTTGGAATGATTAGAAAGATCTTTTTGATTAAAATCTAAACTGATTTGTTACtgattgaaattcaaatttcatttagaCATTTTCTCTGAGTGTGGGAGTACTTTGCCGCGGTGTAACGATTTGCAAGTAGAGgacattaatatatatagtttattagAAATACCATAACAGCGTGGCCGATAAAAAAATCAGGAAACGGGATCTGTCTGCATAGGGTTTCTCTAACCCACGCATACGATTCcagaattatttcattattacatgGGTTACGAGCGTGTTGGTGACTCGTCGCAGCCCGCTCGTGTTTATTCAGCTATATAGAGGTCGCTAGCTTTACCTAGTCTGGGGATCTGTTCACGATCGCGAGAGTGCACGACAGACGGAGGGACGAGGAACGTTGGAGAGTACGCTCGGTTGAGAGAGCGTGAGAGGCAAACAGGGTACGAATGGAAGACGAGAAGACGAATGAGTAAAGGGGCGAGGGAAAGCTCGAAGATAACCAGATACCGGAAGAAgtgaaaaagaataaagagaaggaagatgttaaaaatggaattaaaaacaaagagaaaaaacgtgaaaaataataaaaagtaaaataaagaacGGATGAGTCGAGGTGcaagataaatgaaaaagaaaagagatagagatagagatagGGGGAGGGGAATATGATGGGATAGGGATTGAAGTAACAGGAGAAACGGAGGAACAAGAGGGGAAAATAatggaaagagaaggaagggAAATCGtggaagagatagagaaatgCAAATTGCGAGCTAGGGGTGCAGAAGCGAGTTGGAACGAATGGGAGAAATGGATAGATGGGATGAGATGGAAAATgggatagagaaagagaggcagAGGCGTCTGTGCGCAATCGGTACGACGCAGACAGCTCGTCTATATACTTGGTTCAACGACCACCGCCCTAGTATCATCCAACCCCGAAGTACCGGGCGGCTAGGTGGTCGCGCTAGATACTAGATTAGGGGAGTAGAGGGGGTTGGAAAGAAGCTAGGGTGTTCGAGGGGGTTGCAACGGGGTGGTTTGGGGAATGGGTTGGTTGGGGAGGTTGTAGAGGGAGAAGAGTCGAGGTGGTGTTGAGCGGAACGGCCCACGGGCCAGTTCCGTCTCGAGCCCAGGAGTAGAAGAGCTACTGGCCGCTTGTCTGCTCCCTTCTTTCGCTatagtttcatttctttccgTTTTAGTTCATTCTTCAGTTCCGATTGATTGACACGTTggtacacacacatatataaacacacacatacacaaaCGTACACACGAATACATGTACAATAACATATAGAAAGGTCGCGCGCGACACGTTCGTACACCTGTGGtatacgtgtaacgtatatGTACGTGGTCACGCTACCCTTGTCACGCATACACACGCATATTACACGCATACGGACATACGGAAGCGTGCGCGAGCGCGTGCAACGAACAACGTGttttgaatatataatttggTCACgtatagaaaagaaagaaaaaaagattgataaaaggaaagaaagaaacgtacacgcaaaagaaaacaaaaatcatTCGTTGATTGGTTTGTTGTGATCAAGGAGTCGCACGCTCAATAGTCACTGTACCGGCTCTCCTGTTTATCGTATGCTCAATAAACGGATACAGCCGTGATCAGCTAGCGTATCTTTAGGTCCGTATCTGATCAAGTGTACCAGGCCCCGTAGTACCTGTGTCTTCTGTCCATCCAATACGCGTGCAACAAGCTCGCGGATTGCTTGAGTTTTAGGAAACGTAATTCTCGCATTCAGGTACGtgaacaaatttctattatgCGACCTAAGAAAGCAACAGCTTTCGCATTCTTCTTTCCCCTTTCGCGATTTTCTCCACGAAGCCCTCACCGATACGGATGGGTAGCTGTGTAGAAACCCTTGGACGAGATTACCGTTTCATCCGATCTCATTTACACCGTTATCATTGCGATGTAAAGAATCTCTATTATAATCCACGAGATAAATTTTCAGTCTTAAACACGGGAAATCGCGTAAACGATGGACAGAATTTGTCTCGTTCGGGGGTTAcgtttttattcaattagtGTACCAGATAGTAAAAAGGATTGTGCATGCTTTTTATTCCCTTTCTCCTTAGCATTTATATGTTTGTTTTATTGTTGTAATTCTATGTTGTCATACAATACGAGTCTCGACTTATTGTCGTTAAACCGAAGGAACGCGAACGTCTTTGTAAAAATAGTTTTCAGTGAATAAGCCGATCGGCCGGGCGTACTAAGAAATATGTACGTAAAGGAAGTGGCGCGTGTATGGGAATAAAAGAACGTAACAACTCTACAAATCGACTCTATGATTCGATACAACGTACACGAATCACTGATTGACGTTATTGGCATTGGGCAGTTTCGTATACCACTCGATCCATCAATTTTATGTGTACATTGAGGTAATCGTTAACCTACACCACCGTGTAAAGAAGCTTTCTTTACGAAACTGATACGATCGACATTGGGTTCAGATTACACATGGTTACGTTACATTGctattctcttcttctttcgtcgatcgatcacCTACAAATTCTTGAAAGACCGCGAGTACGCGTTATCGTAGAGCTTCAggcagaaatttttaattctgtaaagtagtattctttaaaaatttctttgtgCAAAGAAGAGTCTAAATCTAGCGGTTCACGTTAGTTAAATCGAATCAGACGCTTCGAAGttctttttaaagaattattttacctATCGATTATCGATGCTAAGACGACGCTTTGTGGTAAAATGGAGATCGCTATCTGTTCAACTTCGCGGCTTTTCGAGCGACCTTTGCCCTGTTCTTGCTGGTAGCCAGTTCCAAACCGCCCCTTGTCAGCTGATTGAAATCGATAATGGTGAGCCTCGGCTCGGCGGGATGTCTGGACAGGGCCTGCACCCTGTCGAGCGGTGCCCCGGGGCTCCGGAACCTGTAGCTCCGGTTCCTGCACCCGCCGACGCCCGTTCCACTTCCAGTTCCGGTCCCAAGCTGGCTCATCCGCGTGCCGCTCATCGATCGGTAACCGCCGCTCGCGGCCATCTCTGTCTCCTCTTGAAAGTACCTGACGATCACGGCCATGCGGATTTCATCATCCAACTTGTTCATTTTCATTCTATCCCGATTCTTAAACCACAACTATCAACTCGTAGAATGAAACtgttttatctttatatagtAGATTTTACATGGCTGTTTCTATTAAGAAGAGTTCGAGAGTTTGagagttttcttaaaaatagtAGCAGAGTAAAGAAGAGGCTTATGAATTTCTATAACAAAGTAATGGGAGTGAAATTACTCGTGAATACTGGCCAGATGTATAGGCGCAAGTTTCCTGGATGTCTTCGGTCTAGGTTCTCTAAGAACTCGATGCCTTGTTCGTGATTGTCGCGTTCGTTTGGTGGATGGTTGATCGGGAAGACCGGCGGGTATGATGCCCATCAGTTTGTAATATTCTAGGAATACACGGGCCAGATTGCGGCCTAATCTATAATCTGTGATTTAATTGGAAAGTCAAGATAGTTGATTCATCGCATCGTAGCACAGGCCTACGTTAAGTACCGGATGATCGATTGGCATCCAAACTTTTTAACGCAAAGCTTTCGCTTTAATTGAtcgtgttataaattattcaatagtACTTTGCTTAATTTCCCTCGAAAAACTCGGAACGAAGCGAAATAACCGTGCGGTTTAACAGCTGTTTCGTTTGGAATGCTCTCAAGACGGTTTGCCTTCCGAGTGATTAATTACCATTTTCAAGATTGTGGCAATATAAAGTTAGTTGGTTACCTAGTTACCAACTGAATCTATCGGGTTAACACACTTGAACATTTTCGTTTAGACATATATAGATTATTCTAGATTCGTGAAACATTCCGTTGCAAGAATTCCAAAGACGGACGCGACTGGAGAATTTTAAGCGAAAGAAATGCTCGTACACAAGTAGGAAATAATTCACGTATTTAcggaaaataaatacagagaTATCAAAGGATACATCCTTCCTCGGTGTACGGGAATATTCCAGGCGTCGATTTCCTATTGTATCCGAACATCGATACTTCGATGCTGTAGCAATTTACATGTTCCTTGAGAATGGAACACAGATAACGACGCGCGGTCCCAGCCTTATGGGGATCCTGATTGTACATTGTGTTCCCTATTTCATAGTCTTCGGCGTGTTGCGCTAACAACTTTGGTAACACGATGTGCCTCTCGTACCTGAGAGGCTGGCAGCCGTTGGTTAGATAGTGTCATTTGGAAACGGAAGGATCTTATTTTCTTTACGAATATCTCGAGGAAATTTCTttaggagaaaaaagaaaaaacggtTAGAGATACCTGTACACGTCGTCGTAGGTGTTTCCATAAACGAAAAGTCCCGTAGCATTGGTATGAGCGTGCAAATCGAGTACGCAGTCCAATGGTGTACGAGAACTCTTATCGAGGTTCTTCAACATCGGTTTGATCGCTACCAGAGCAGGATGCAGCCAATCGGAGATTTTGTTCCACGAACGATTCAAGTCTGCACCCATCAGAGTGGATCTTTAACAAGAGAACATTCTGTCGCTAGTTTGTTTCTCGTTTGGCAGAGGATTCTCTGTTTACCTATAATTGCCAAGAAAAACGCCGTCAGGGTTTAGCATCGGCACTATCTTGAAAACGACATAATTCCTCAACACTTGGGCGATGGGGTGGGAACTGACCAGAAAGTCCATTAGACCTTGGCAAACGAAGGAAGAGGGTGACTCGCCTGGATGTACTCTGGCAAGAACGACCACCACCCTCCTTGAACGATCTTGAGAGTCTTCCAGATTTGAAGTTATCGTGACCAATTCGATTTTCCTCTTTTGTATCGACGTGGCTAAGGTTTCCCTCTTCGTACACGTTAATCTGGTGCAAAGATTATCCAAATGTGCCAGGTAGCGACTGTACGAGTATGGATAGGTCAAAGAAAATTGATACACATCTTCTTCACGGTCGAAAGAAAAG
Above is a genomic segment from Bombus pascuorum chromosome 9, iyBomPasc1.1, whole genome shotgun sequence containing:
- the LOC132910799 gene encoding cytosolic carboxypeptidase 6 isoform X1, with translation MAHGEGRDPLEHTSLYQRAESEDSDTEGGMGNVNKMIMRPPGHSGKAKKGHICFDASFETGNLGRVDLISEFEYDLFIRPDICNPRLRLWFNFTVDNVKADQRVVFNIVNISKSANLFRNGMTPLVKSSSKPKWQRIPRDQVFYYKSAQHQNHYVLSFAFSFDREEDVYQFSLTYPYSYSRYLAHLDNLCTRLTCTKRETLATSIQKRKIELVTITSNLEDSQDRSRRVVVVLARVHPGESPSSFVCQGLMDFLVSSHPIAQVLRNYVVFKIVPMLNPDGVFLGNYRSTLMGADLNRSWNKISDWLHPALVAIKPMLKNLDKSSRTPLDCVLDLHAHTNATGLFVYGNTYDDVYRYERHIVLPKLLAQHAEDYEIGNTMYNQDPHKAGTARRYLCSILKEHVNCYSIEVSMFGYNRKSTPGIFPYTEEGYYRLGRNLARVFLEYYKLMGIIPAGLPDQPSTKRTRQSRTRHRVLREPRPKTSRKLAPIHLASIHEYFQEETEMAASGGYRSMSGTRMSQLGTGTGSGTGVGGCRNRSYRFRSPGAPLDRVQALSRHPAEPRLTIIDFNQLTRGGLELATSKNRAKVARKAAKLNR
- the LOC132910799 gene encoding cytosolic carboxypeptidase 6 isoform X2; this translates as MSDAEETESEDSDTEGGMGNVNKMIMRPPGHSGKAKKGHICFDASFETGNLGRVDLISEFEYDLFIRPDICNPRLRLWFNFTVDNVKADQRVVFNIVNISKSANLFRNGMTPLVKSSSKPKWQRIPRDQVFYYKSAQHQNHYVLSFAFSFDREEDVYQFSLTYPYSYSRYLAHLDNLCTRLTCTKRETLATSIQKRKIELVTITSNLEDSQDRSRRVVVVLARVHPGESPSSFVCQGLMDFLVSSHPIAQVLRNYVVFKIVPMLNPDGVFLGNYRSTLMGADLNRSWNKISDWLHPALVAIKPMLKNLDKSSRTPLDCVLDLHAHTNATGLFVYGNTYDDVYRYERHIVLPKLLAQHAEDYEIGNTMYNQDPHKAGTARRYLCSILKEHVNCYSIEVSMFGYNRKSTPGIFPYTEEGYYRLGRNLARVFLEYYKLMGIIPAGLPDQPSTKRTRQSRTRHRVLREPRPKTSRKLAPIHLASIHEYFQEETEMAASGGYRSMSGTRMSQLGTGTGSGTGVGGCRNRSYRFRSPGAPLDRVQALSRHPAEPRLTIIDFNQLTRGGLELATSKNRAKVARKAAKLNR